From one Papilio machaon chromosome 16, ilPapMach1.1, whole genome shotgun sequence genomic stretch:
- the LOC106715774 gene encoding mitochondrial potassium channel ATP-binding subunit, translated as MWQLLQTPCTQLLRQRHLLVKSNGYFINIVKNKPGFTTKHLFTSAQKSTEKANTFLIFSPWKLCTGISLGLGARLLYNNTAFCKANVTRTIQRRPNLHDDSAKFDWKRFFEYLLPHKWLLAAAVASALAVAFLNVYIPAMLGVIVNILASMKHNPSTDFIDEIKMPALKMISLYIGQAIFTFFYIHLLAQVGERVAAQMKQDLFVSILNQDMAFFDRERTGELVNRITVDVQDFKSSFKQTISGGLRAITQVVGSAVSLLVISPHLTGLTLICIPSVVIGGTFIGSLLRKLSREAQAQIEKTTLVAEEAISNMRTVRAFAGEAEEARAFANECETAAELSMELGLGVGMFQAGTNLFLNGMVLATMFLGGHLMSTGQMSAGDVMAFLVNAQTVQRSVAQLSLLFGSVVKGLSAGGRVFEYINKEPQMDTSGNKVIKYHEFHGDIEFKDVAFAYPTRPEAVVLKNFNLKIPAGKTVAIVGTSGNGKSTIAALLERFYDVNEGSVTIDGVDVREMDCKWLRGRALGLISQEPVLFATTVKENIRYGKPDATDDEVYQAAMTSNAHDFITGFPEGYNTLVGERGMALSGGQKQRIAIARAVLKNPPIMILDEATSALDSASEKVVQSALEGVSRGRTVLVIAHRLSTIMNADIIVVLNKGNIVEMGTHEQLKKQKGFYWNLIKQQDQDPEGTRTL; from the exons atgtggCAATTACTTCAAACACCTTGTACTCAGTTATTACGACAAAG gcaTCTTTTAGTGAAAAGCAATGGATACTTTatcaatatagtaaaaaataaaccgggttttacaacaaaacatttgtttacttCTGCCCAAAAGAGTACAGAGAAAgcaaacacttttttaatttttagcccTTGGAAATTGTGTACAGGCATAAGTTTAGGGTTGGGAGCACgcttattatataataatactgCATTTTGTAAAGCTAATGTTACAAGGACTATCCAAAGAAGACCAAACCTACATGATGACAGTGCAAAGTTTGATTGGAAGAGGTTTTTCGAGTATTTATTGCCACATAAATGGTTATTAGCGGCTGCTGTTGCA tcAGCATTGGCAGTTGCATTTCTAAATGTATATATACCAGCCATGCTGGGTGTCATAGTGAATATCTTAGCCAGTATGAAACATAACCCTAGTACAGATTTTATTGATGAGATTAAAATGCCTGCATTAAAAATGATATCATTATATATTGGACAg gctatttttacatttttctatataCATCTGCTGGCCCAAGTTGGGGAGCGTGTCGCAGCACAAATGAAACAAGATCTGTTTGTGTCAATTCTTAATCAGGATATGGCATTCTTTGATAGAGAGAGAACTGGGGAATTAGTAAATAG GATAACAGTAGATGTTCAAGATTTTAAAAGCTCATTCAAACAAACTATCTCCGGAGGATTGAGAGCCATTACACAA GTAGTGGGTTCAGCTGTCAGTCTGCTAGTTATATCTCCACATTTAACTGGGCTAACGTTGATATGTATACCTTCTGTTGTCATCGGAGGTACTTTCATTGGATCCTTATTGAGGAAGTTGTCAAGAGAAGCTCAAGCTCAG atAGAGAAGACAACTTTGGTAGCTGAAGAGGCGATATCAAATATGCGAACAGTGCGTGCGTTCGCTGGTGAGGCTGAAGAAGCGCGGGCGTTCGCGAACGAATGCGAGACCGCTGCAGAGCTCAGTATGGAGCTCGGCCTAGGTGTTGGCATGTTCCAAGCTGGTACCAATCTATTCCTCAATGG TATGGTGCTGGCGACGATGTTCCTTGGCGGGCACTTGATGTCCACTGGTCAGATGTCTGCTGGTGATGTGATGGCGTTCCTGGTGAACGCGCAGACAGTGCAGCGCTCCGTAGCGCAGCTCTCTTTGCTCTTCGGCTCAGTGGTGAAGGGGCTCAGTGCGGGGGGACGCGTGTTTGAG tatattaataaagagcCTCAAATGGACACATCGGGTAATAAAGTGATCAAGTACCATGAGTTTCACGGAGATATTGAGTTCAAAGATGTCGCCTTCGCGTATCCAACACGACCTGAAGCT gttGTTTTAAAGAATTTCAATTTGAAGATACCAGCTGGTAAGACGGTGGCCATTGTTGGTACATCGGGTAATGGGAAGTCAACTATAGCTGCTTTACTAGAAAG GTTTTATGATGTTAATGAAGGCTCGGtgacaatagatggcgttgatGTGAGAGAGATGGACTGCAAATGGCTGCGGGGCAGAGCGCTAGGGCTCATCAGTCAGGAGCCCGTGCTCTTTGCCACTACTGTTAAGGAAAATATAAGATATGGGAAACCTGATGCTACTGATGATGAG gTCTATCAAGCTGCTATGACGTCCAATGCTCATGACTTTATCACGGGCTTTCCTGAAGGTTATAACACTTTGGTAGGAGAGAGAGGAATGGCGTTATCTGGAGGACAGAAACAAAGAATTGCTATCGCACGAGCTGTACTGAAAAACCCACCAATTATGATACTAGATGAAGCTACAAG tGCTTTAGACTCTGCCAGTGAGAAGGTTGTACAAAGTGCACTAGAGGGCGTGTCGCGCGGCCGCACCGTACTTGTTATTGCACATCGTCTCTCTACCATCATGAACGCTGATATTATTGTTGTACTCAACAAAGGAAATATTGTAGAG ATGGGTACACACGAACagttaaagaaacaaaagggCTTCTACTGGAATCTTATAAAACAGCAAGATCAAGATCCAGAAGGAACCAGAACTCTATAA